The Nostoc sp. 'Lobaria pulmonaria (5183) cyanobiont' genome window below encodes:
- a CDS encoding Gfo/Idh/MocA family oxidoreductase yields the protein METINTALCSSGLSGMVFHAPFIDLHPGFKLVGSGERSKKLIQQHSSQGSYLGYYDAVYKSIVNNQPTAVTAEDGINVMRIIEAAIKSSNEQKVIALL from the coding sequence ATGGAAACTATCAATACGGCTCTTTGTTCTTCTGGTTTATCCGGCATGGTATTTCATGCGCCGTTTATTGATTTGCATCCCGGATTTAAATTAGTCGGTTCTGGGGAAAGAAGCAAAAAGCTGATACAGCAACATAGTTCACAGGGCAGTTATTTAGGTTATTACGATGCAGTGTATAAATCTATTGTTAATAATCAGCCAACTGCTGTTACTGCTGAAGACGGAATTAATGTAATGCGGATTATAGAAGCGGCTATTAAAAGCAGCAATGAGCAAAAAGTCATAGCGTTACTTTAA
- a CDS encoding iron uptake porin — translation MLKIIFHSFFLLFLAIPAVWAAPPEDDSNAADANRNLQGQVNSVSQFSDVQPTDWAFGALQSLVERYGCIAGYPNSTYRGNRALTRYEFAAGLNACLDRINELIATGTSNLVNKQDLAVLQKLQSDFATELTTLRGRVDTVEAHTATLEAQQFSTTTRLNAQIITAISDTFGDRVGGDRDESNLYFSNRGRLNFESSFTGKDLLRVRLEFGNFANSTNGASQIAAATGTGMTRLNFDYDSNDTLFVPHIRYYFPVSDSLNFVVGPTGIGYTDISTTVTPPTIADDGNGVPSLFGSYSPLFRRGGAGGAANWNITKDLVLTLGYLATSSNVPSASNGLFDGGYNALAHLAYYGKQGAIGVAYSHGYSPAGAIELSAGTGSALSNAPFGNNIATSNDIVGTQGYYRFSPNFQVHAWGGYIWANAKNSGLSDISNGRGGTDSLFVNNGDNANAWFGAIGVSFPDVGGRGNLPGILFGIPPHISNSDVRQERDNAYHIEAFYRYRLNDNISVTPGFWVILNPENDNRNDTQYVGVLRTTFDF, via the coding sequence ATGCTAAAAATTATTTTTCATAGCTTTTTTCTCCTATTTTTGGCAATTCCAGCAGTTTGGGCAGCACCTCCAGAAGATGATTCTAATGCAGCAGATGCTAATCGGAATTTGCAGGGACAAGTAAATTCTGTTTCCCAGTTTTCTGATGTACAACCAACCGATTGGGCGTTTGGTGCATTGCAATCGCTGGTGGAACGCTACGGCTGTATTGCAGGTTATCCCAATTCCACCTATCGCGGTAATCGTGCCTTAACCCGTTATGAATTTGCCGCAGGTTTAAATGCTTGTTTGGATCGGATTAATGAGTTAATTGCTACAGGTACTAGCAATTTAGTTAATAAGCAAGATTTAGCAGTGCTGCAAAAGTTGCAGTCAGACTTTGCCACAGAACTGACAACTCTGCGCGGACGAGTAGATACTGTAGAGGCACATACAGCAACATTAGAGGCGCAGCAGTTTTCCACTACTACTAGGTTGAATGCTCAAATTATTACCGCCATTAGTGATACCTTTGGTGATAGAGTAGGTGGCGATCGCGATGAATCCAATCTCTACTTTTCAAATCGGGGTCGTCTCAACTTTGAGAGCAGTTTCACTGGCAAAGATTTATTGCGAGTCCGGCTAGAATTTGGTAACTTTGCCAATTCCACCAATGGTGCAAGCCAAATTGCCGCAGCCACTGGCACTGGAATGACACGCCTGAACTTCGACTATGACAGCAACGATACACTTTTTGTCCCCCACATCCGTTATTACTTCCCAGTCAGTGATTCCCTTAACTTCGTTGTTGGGCCTACAGGCATTGGTTACACCGACATTTCAACCACCGTCACTCCCCCCACAATTGCTGATGACGGCAATGGAGTTCCCTCACTATTTGGGTCATACAGTCCCTTATTCCGGCGAGGTGGCGCTGGTGGAGCCGCTAACTGGAACATTACTAAAGACTTGGTTCTCACTTTGGGCTATTTAGCAACCAGTTCTAATGTGCCATCGGCTAGCAACGGCTTATTTGATGGTGGCTACAACGCCCTAGCGCACTTAGCTTATTACGGTAAGCAAGGAGCAATTGGTGTTGCCTACTCTCATGGCTATAGCCCTGCTGGAGCAATTGAACTCTCTGCTGGGACGGGTAGCGCTCTGTCAAACGCTCCTTTTGGCAACAATATTGCTACTTCTAACGATATTGTCGGCACACAGGGATACTATCGCTTCTCCCCGAATTTCCAAGTCCACGCTTGGGGTGGATATATTTGGGCAAATGCCAAGAATTCTGGTTTGAGTGATATTTCCAATGGTAGAGGTGGAACAGATTCTCTGTTTGTGAACAATGGTGATAATGCCAATGCCTGGTTTGGGGCGATTGGTGTGTCGTTTCCCGATGTGGGTGGTAGAGGCAATCTGCCGGGAATTCTCTTTGGTATACCACCCCATATCTCTAACAGTGATGTTCGTCAAGAACGAGACAACGCTTATCATATCGAAGCATTTTATCGTTATCGACTAAATGACAACATCTCAGTTACTCCTGGTTTTTGGGTGATTCTCAACCCAGAAAACGACAACAGAAATGATACGCAGTATGTGGGTGTACTTCGCACAACCTTCGATTTTTAA